The following are encoded together in the Deinococcus soli (ex Cha et al. 2016) genome:
- a CDS encoding GAF domain-containing protein: MNDRLTLERQHLIRAWHRFVSRQPTPAPADPQVPADTPVTQEVAASWARSSLTVPPERVSAPVKAEADVQHAWQESPLEYGVRGLIPELRRLAEEADLIVAVGDVDGTLLWTQGSARMTGLARSVNFVPGGQWGEGSVGTNALALSLRTRQPVRVFSAEHYVQTVHDWVCYSSPIRDTGTGALLGVLDISSTWEHSTPLGLASARHYAAQIEQAIGGRPRSPAAALNLAFCGPARVTFGGQHLHLTPRQHELLCVLALNPGGLSLDALHAHVYGDQPISLSTLKSEVSTLRALLGGQIASRPYRLSVPLTLDVQRVEELLLAGRVGEAADLYDGPLLPHSASPLLTYWREYLDAALRGAVCRSGDPDLLWRYASRFDDPECLDTLETLLPEGDHRRPIVRARRAALDAAP; encoded by the coding sequence ATGAACGACAGATTGACGCTGGAACGGCAGCACCTGATCCGCGCCTGGCACCGCTTCGTGTCCCGGCAGCCCACGCCTGCTCCCGCCGACCCGCAGGTGCCCGCCGACACGCCCGTCACGCAGGAGGTCGCGGCGTCCTGGGCGCGCTCGTCGCTGACCGTGCCGCCCGAGCGGGTCAGTGCGCCCGTGAAGGCCGAGGCGGACGTGCAGCACGCGTGGCAGGAGAGCCCGCTGGAGTACGGCGTGCGCGGCCTGATCCCGGAGCTGCGCCGCCTGGCCGAGGAGGCCGACCTGATCGTGGCGGTGGGGGACGTGGACGGCACGCTGCTGTGGACGCAGGGCAGCGCGCGCATGACCGGGCTGGCCCGCAGCGTGAATTTCGTGCCGGGCGGGCAGTGGGGCGAGGGCAGCGTGGGCACGAACGCCCTGGCGCTGTCGCTGCGCACGCGCCAGCCGGTGCGGGTGTTCAGCGCCGAGCATTACGTGCAGACCGTGCACGACTGGGTGTGTTACTCCAGCCCGATCCGCGACACCGGTACGGGCGCGCTGCTGGGCGTGCTGGACATCAGCAGCACCTGGGAGCACAGCACGCCGCTGGGACTGGCGAGCGCCCGGCACTACGCCGCGCAGATCGAGCAGGCCATCGGGGGGCGGCCGCGCAGCCCGGCGGCGGCGCTGAACCTCGCGTTCTGCGGGCCGGCGCGCGTGACGTTCGGCGGGCAGCACCTGCACCTCACGCCCCGGCAGCATGAACTGCTGTGCGTGCTGGCCCTGAACCCGGGCGGCCTGAGCCTGGACGCGCTGCACGCGCATGTGTACGGGGATCAGCCGATCAGCCTGAGCACCCTGAAGTCAGAGGTGAGCACGCTGCGCGCGCTGCTGGGCGGGCAGATCGCGTCGCGGCCGTACCGCCTGAGCGTGCCGCTGACGCTGGACGTGCAGCGCGTCGAGGAGCTGTTGCTGGCCGGGCGGGTGGGCGAGGCCGCCGACCTGTACGACGGGCCGCTGCTGCCGCACTCGGCGTCGCCGCTGCTGACGTACTGGCGCGAGTACCTGGACGCGGCGCTGCGGGGGGCGGTATGCCGGTCGGGGGACCCGGACCTGCTGTGGCGGTACGCGTCGCGCTTCGACGACCCGGAGTGCCTGGACACCCTGGAGACCCTGCTGCCGGAGGGTGATCACCGCCGCCCGATCGTGCGGGCGCGGCGCGCGGCGCTGGACGCGGCCCCCTGA
- a CDS encoding (2Fe-2S)-binding protein: MNVTLTVNGKTYTRDVEPRTLLVHFIREDLGLTGTHVGCDTSQCGACTVHVNGDAVKSCTLLAVQAQGADVTTIEGLGTPGDLHPLQTGFWEEHGLQCGFCTPGMIMASAELLKHNPNPSEDQIRHHLEGNYCRCTGYHNIIKAVQHAAGAMQGASQAADD, encoded by the coding sequence ATGAACGTCACCCTGACAGTGAACGGCAAGACCTACACCCGTGACGTGGAGCCCAGGACGCTCCTCGTCCACTTCATCCGCGAGGACCTCGGCCTGACCGGCACGCACGTCGGCTGCGACACCAGCCAGTGCGGCGCGTGCACCGTGCACGTGAACGGCGACGCCGTGAAAAGCTGCACGCTCCTGGCCGTGCAGGCGCAGGGCGCCGACGTCACCACCATCGAGGGCCTCGGCACGCCCGGCGACCTGCACCCCCTCCAGACCGGCTTCTGGGAGGAACACGGCCTCCAGTGCGGGTTCTGCACGCCCGGCATGATCATGGCCTCCGCCGAACTCCTCAAGCACAATCCCAACCCCAGCGAGGACCAGATTCGCCACCACCTTGAAGGCAACTACTGCCGCTGCACCGGGTACCACAACATCATCAAGGCCGTGCAGCACGCCGCCGGTGCCATGCAGGGCGCCTCCCAGGCCGCCGACGACTGA
- a CDS encoding xanthine dehydrogenase family protein molybdopterin-binding subunit — protein MSETRTDKYFGQALKRKEDPRFITGTGNYTDDMVLHGMVHAAMVRSPYAHAKITGINTDSVKDMPGVIRVLTGQDVQDAGLGSIPVGWLLPDLKTPAHPAIALTEANHVGDIVAVVIAETRAQAEDAAAALEVDYEALPAVATTHAALADGAPLVHDDVPGNVAFHWEIGDEAATTEAFRGAARTVRVKLRNHRLVANPIEPRSSLAQFTPAGGDYLLYTTSQNPHIHRLIIAAFVMSIPEHKLRVISPDVGGGFGTKIFQYQEEVIVLLASRLIGRPVKWTARRSEAFVSDAQGRDHDTEAELAVSEDGKILGFRVNTHANLGAYQTLFAPAVPTYLYGTLLNGVYKMPAIHAKVTGVMTNTVPVDAYRGAGRPEATYLIERIVDMAAHELNMDPAELRRQNFIQPDEFPYQTPVALVYDSGDYEPALDQAMQLMNYTALRDEQARMKGGKKILGVGLISFLEACGLAPSALVGQLGAQAGQWESSLVRVHPTGKVELYTGSHSHGQGHETAFPQIAADELQIPIEDIELIHGDTGRMPYGWGTYGSRSAAVGGSALKLALQKITAKMKKIAAHLLEASEDDIEHEGGVFRIKGAPDKSKTFFDIALMAHLAHNYPADLEPGLEATAFYDPKNFVYPFGTHIAVVEIDTDTGHVKLRGYGSVDDCGPLINPLIAEGQVHGGVAQGMGQALLEEAAYDEDGNLLAGTYMEYAMPRADDVPFIQHGHTVTPSPHNPLGVKGIGEAGTIASTAAVANAVMDALWHEAGIAHLDMPYTAEKVWRALKDARASQPQAADD, from the coding sequence ATGAGCGAGACCCGGACGGACAAGTATTTCGGTCAGGCCCTCAAGCGCAAGGAGGACCCGCGCTTTATCACAGGCACCGGCAACTACACCGACGACATGGTGCTGCACGGCATGGTGCACGCCGCGATGGTGCGCAGCCCCTACGCGCACGCGAAGATCACGGGCATCAACACGGACTCCGTGAAGGACATGCCGGGTGTGATCCGCGTGCTGACCGGGCAGGACGTGCAGGACGCCGGGCTGGGCAGCATCCCGGTCGGCTGGCTGCTCCCGGACCTGAAGACGCCCGCGCACCCCGCCATCGCCCTGACGGAAGCGAACCACGTCGGGGACATCGTGGCGGTCGTGATCGCCGAGACGCGCGCGCAGGCCGAGGACGCCGCCGCCGCGCTGGAAGTCGACTACGAGGCGCTGCCTGCCGTGGCGACCACCCACGCGGCGCTGGCCGACGGCGCGCCCCTGGTGCACGACGACGTGCCCGGCAACGTCGCCTTCCACTGGGAGATCGGGGACGAGGCCGCCACCACCGAGGCCTTCAGGGGCGCGGCCCGCACCGTCCGCGTGAAACTGCGCAACCACCGGCTGGTCGCCAACCCCATCGAGCCGCGCAGCAGCCTCGCGCAGTTCACCCCGGCGGGCGGCGACTACCTGCTGTACACCACCAGCCAGAACCCCCACATTCACCGCCTGATCATCGCGGCGTTCGTGATGAGCATCCCCGAACACAAGCTGCGCGTGATCAGCCCCGACGTGGGCGGCGGCTTCGGCACGAAGATCTTCCAGTACCAGGAAGAGGTCATCGTGCTGCTCGCCTCGCGCCTGATCGGCCGCCCCGTGAAGTGGACCGCGCGGCGCAGCGAGGCCTTCGTCAGCGACGCGCAGGGCCGCGACCACGACACCGAGGCCGAACTGGCCGTCAGTGAGGACGGCAAGATCCTGGGCTTCCGCGTGAACACCCACGCGAACCTCGGCGCGTACCAGACGCTGTTCGCTCCCGCCGTCCCCACGTACCTGTACGGCACGCTGCTGAACGGCGTGTACAAGATGCCCGCCATTCACGCCAAGGTCACGGGCGTCATGACGAACACCGTGCCCGTGGACGCCTACCGCGGCGCGGGCCGCCCCGAGGCGACGTACCTCATCGAGCGGATCGTGGACATGGCCGCGCACGAACTGAACATGGACCCGGCCGAACTGCGCCGCCAGAACTTCATCCAGCCCGACGAGTTCCCCTACCAGACGCCCGTGGCGCTCGTGTACGACAGCGGCGACTACGAACCCGCGCTGGATCAGGCCATGCAGTTGATGAACTACACGGCCCTGCGCGACGAACAGGCCCGCATGAAAGGCGGGAAGAAGATCCTCGGCGTGGGCCTGATCTCCTTCCTGGAAGCCTGCGGACTGGCCCCCAGCGCCCTGGTCGGGCAGCTCGGCGCGCAGGCCGGACAGTGGGAATCGAGCCTCGTGCGCGTGCACCCCACCGGGAAGGTCGAACTGTACACCGGCAGCCACAGCCACGGGCAGGGCCACGAGACGGCCTTCCCGCAGATCGCCGCCGACGAACTCCAGATTCCCATCGAGGACATCGAACTCATCCACGGGGACACCGGCCGCATGCCCTACGGCTGGGGCACCTACGGCAGCCGCTCGGCGGCGGTGGGCGGCAGCGCCCTGAAACTCGCGCTGCAGAAGATCACCGCGAAGATGAAGAAGATCGCCGCGCACCTGCTGGAAGCCAGCGAGGACGACATCGAGCACGAGGGAGGCGTGTTCCGCATCAAGGGCGCGCCGGACAAGAGCAAGACCTTCTTCGACATCGCCCTGATGGCCCACCTCGCGCACAACTACCCCGCCGACCTGGAACCCGGCCTGGAAGCCACCGCGTTCTACGACCCGAAGAACTTCGTGTACCCCTTCGGGACGCACATCGCCGTCGTGGAGATCGACACCGACACCGGCCACGTGAAACTGCGCGGCTACGGCAGCGTGGACGACTGCGGGCCCCTCATCAACCCCCTGATCGCCGAGGGACAGGTGCACGGCGGCGTCGCCCAGGGCATGGGCCAGGCGCTGCTGGAAGAGGCCGCGTACGACGAGGACGGCAACCTGCTGGCCGGGACGTACATGGAGTACGCCATGCCCCGCGCGGACGACGTGCCGTTCATCCAGCACGGCCACACCGTCACCCCCAGCCCCCACAACCCTCTGGGCGTCAAGGGCATCGGCGAGGCCGGCACGATCGCCAGCACCGCCGCCGTCGCCAACGCCGTCATGGACGCCCTGTGGCACGAGGCGGGCATCGCGCACCTCGATATGCCCTACACCGCCGAGAAGGTCTGGCGCGCCCTGAAAGACGCGCGGGCCAGCCAGCCGCAGGCCGCCGACGACTGA
- a CDS encoding FAD binding domain-containing protein → MYPASFEYHKAESVDQALAALAENPDLKVIAGGHSLLPAMKLRLAQPPALLDIWGIQEMKGITRDGDHWVVGAMTTHADVLRSDLPLFPEVAGWVGDPMVRNRGTIGGSLAHADPSADYPAAALALGVEFVIRGPGGERTLHADDMFQGMFESAVQPGELLTHIRIPATTQASAYEKFRHPASHYAVVGVAVVRHADGSVRAAYTGAAEKAHRLTKLEDAVNASQSVPTGLVDAGDLLGDRFASAEYRAHLVDVLAARAVGRLG, encoded by the coding sequence ATGTATCCAGCCAGTTTCGAGTACCACAAGGCCGAGAGTGTCGATCAGGCCCTCGCCGCGCTTGCCGAGAATCCTGACCTGAAGGTCATCGCGGGGGGGCACAGCCTGCTGCCCGCCATGAAACTCCGACTGGCGCAACCGCCCGCGCTGCTGGACATCTGGGGGATCCAGGAAATGAAGGGCATCACCCGCGACGGAGACCACTGGGTGGTCGGCGCGATGACCACGCATGCGGACGTGCTGCGCAGCGACCTGCCCCTGTTCCCGGAAGTGGCGGGCTGGGTCGGCGACCCCATGGTCCGCAACCGCGGCACCATCGGCGGCTCACTGGCGCACGCCGACCCCAGCGCCGACTACCCCGCCGCCGCCCTGGCGCTGGGCGTGGAATTCGTCATCCGCGGCCCCGGCGGGGAGCGCACCCTGCACGCCGACGACATGTTCCAGGGCATGTTCGAGAGTGCGGTGCAGCCCGGCGAACTCCTGACCCACATCCGCATCCCCGCCACCACCCAGGCGAGCGCGTACGAGAAGTTCCGTCACCCCGCCAGCCACTACGCCGTCGTGGGTGTGGCCGTGGTGCGGCACGCGGACGGCAGCGTGCGCGCCGCGTACACCGGCGCCGCCGAGAAGGCGCACCGCCTGACGAAACTGGAGGACGCCGTGAACGCCTCCCAGAGCGTGCCCACTGGCCTCGTGGACGCGGGCGACCTGCTCGGGGACCGCTTTGCCAGCGCCGAGTACCGCGCGCACCTCGTGGACGTCCTCGCGGCCCGCGCCGTGGGGCGCCTCGGCTGA
- a CDS encoding DUF1345 domain-containing protein, whose amino-acid sequence MTLNARQPHHAARRLLIGLVVGLLVGLATPHVWPPEARILLGWVAFTLTVMAQLWPLMMRAGPARTRELATREDDSRALAGTITMTAALVSLIGVVFLLSDAHDARGTRELLLTALAVGTVATSWLLVQTEYTLHYARRYYRDGRGVLFPHGEGNLEEPTYWDFAYLSVTIGMTYQVSDTNLNTRAMRRLLLGHALLSFVFGTVIIAVTINGVAGLIQ is encoded by the coding sequence ATGACCCTGAACGCCCGGCAGCCTCATCACGCGGCCCGCCGCCTGCTGATCGGGCTCGTGGTGGGCCTGCTGGTGGGCCTCGCCACGCCCCACGTCTGGCCGCCGGAGGCGCGGATCCTGCTGGGCTGGGTGGCGTTCACGCTGACCGTGATGGCGCAGCTGTGGCCTCTCATGATGCGCGCGGGGCCCGCCCGGACGCGGGAACTCGCCACGCGCGAGGATGACAGCCGGGCGCTGGCCGGGACGATCACCATGACGGCCGCCCTGGTGAGCCTGATCGGCGTGGTGTTCCTGCTGTCCGACGCGCACGACGCCAGGGGCACCCGGGAGCTGCTGCTCACGGCCCTGGCGGTGGGGACGGTCGCCACGAGCTGGCTGCTCGTGCAGACCGAGTACACCCTGCACTACGCGCGCCGCTACTACCGGGACGGACGCGGCGTGCTGTTCCCGCACGGGGAGGGCAACCTGGAGGAGCCCACGTACTGGGATTTCGCGTACCTGAGCGTCACGATCGGCATGACGTATCAGGTGAGCGACACGAACCTGAACACCCGCGCCATGCGCCGCCTGCTGCTGGGGCACGCGCTGCTGTCGTTCGTGTTCGGCACGGTGATCATCGCGGTGACGATCAACGGCGTGGCGGGCCTGATCCAGTAG
- a CDS encoding MliC family protein: MKRVILAAAGLMLGVASAATPPVQVNYRVYQYACAGGQNLKVYYVQFGDQPMFAMLDWKGQRHGLAQAISASGARYASLSGPAGARGGLQWWEHQGTAELSTFVGNSTTTTKTLLTGCKTSGR; encoded by the coding sequence ATGAAACGAGTGATCTTGGCCGCCGCTGGACTGATGCTGGGCGTGGCGAGCGCCGCGACGCCGCCCGTGCAGGTGAATTACCGCGTGTACCAGTACGCCTGCGCGGGCGGGCAGAACCTCAAGGTTTACTACGTGCAGTTCGGCGACCAGCCCATGTTCGCCATGCTCGACTGGAAGGGCCAGCGACACGGACTGGCGCAGGCCATCAGCGCCAGCGGCGCCCGCTACGCCAGCCTCAGCGGCCCCGCCGGAGCGCGCGGCGGCCTGCAATGGTGGGAACACCAGGGCACGGCAGAACTCAGTACCTTTGTCGGGAACAGCACGACCACCACAAAGACCCTCCTGACCGGGTGCAAGACCTCGGGCCGCTGA
- a CDS encoding C39 family peptidase produces the protein MKRIVLVSLLLAPALGACMSEAQTARPASLTLSGVGHDNQALNNCGPVTASVVLGYHGKKVTQAQAAAALKDGPNDVEVSTQEVAAYLERQGLRTVIRYGGTPELLRALIAAKLPVVVQQRLKDGDNTAHFRTVYGYGAQGLTSSDSLLGAKLTHSEAQFERLWNYYNGEYLLAYPANREADVKRLLGRDWDEAANWTRLRDEMQARTQKGGATAFDWWGLGQARLSLGQAPEAAQAFDRAVQIGVPLQYHWYRQGALLAWNRTGQAERTREIAQRILAQQPGIKEIEALLAQATAD, from the coding sequence ATGAAACGGATTGTCCTGGTTTCCCTGCTGCTCGCCCCGGCCCTGGGGGCCTGCATGTCCGAGGCGCAGACCGCGCGGCCCGCCAGCCTCACCCTGAGCGGCGTGGGGCACGACAATCAGGCGCTGAACAACTGCGGTCCGGTCACGGCGTCCGTGGTGCTGGGTTACCACGGGAAGAAGGTCACGCAGGCGCAGGCGGCCGCCGCGCTGAAGGACGGCCCGAACGACGTGGAGGTCAGCACTCAGGAGGTCGCCGCGTACCTCGAGCGGCAGGGGCTGCGCACCGTCATCCGGTACGGGGGCACGCCGGAGCTGCTGCGCGCCCTGATCGCCGCAAAACTGCCCGTTGTGGTGCAGCAGCGCCTGAAGGACGGGGACAACACCGCCCACTTCCGCACGGTGTACGGGTACGGCGCGCAGGGCCTGACGAGCAGCGACTCGCTGCTGGGCGCGAAACTCACCCACAGCGAGGCGCAGTTCGAGCGGCTCTGGAACTACTACAACGGCGAGTACCTGCTCGCGTACCCCGCCAACCGTGAGGCCGACGTCAAGCGCCTGCTGGGCAGGGACTGGGACGAGGCCGCCAACTGGACGCGCCTGCGTGACGAGATGCAGGCCCGCACCCAGAAGGGCGGCGCGACCGCGTTCGACTGGTGGGGCCTGGGGCAGGCGCGCCTGTCGCTGGGGCAGGCGCCGGAGGCCGCTCAGGCCTTCGACCGGGCCGTGCAGATCGGCGTGCCCCTCCAGTACCACTGGTACCGTCAGGGGGCCCTGCTCGCCTGGAACCGCACTGGGCAGGCCGAGCGCACCCGCGAGATCGCGCAGCGCATCCTCGCGCAGCAGCCCGGCATCAAGGAGATCGAGGCGCTGCTCGCCCAGGCAACCGCGGACTGA
- a CDS encoding DEAD/DEAH box helicase produces the protein MTVAAPNLSKLLPAAPPGNLLLLPQVARAALFAAFPGPAVLLTTPDRLGSYATAGVLGAPVSVNPGLRDWDARHEHVVLDVNTALDLFPSRPEDHALTLKVGASYPREVLLERLERLGYERGEEPGFEIQGDTLELRLSAGSGLPAEAEEGLWVRAEFFGDELDTLRFLKPGALTGEKAQSFTLEPTADYLTEVKWDATRLDLLPGRVFLDSPEFYASALGVLIDTFWPKLAGREVTSFGRSPLDLPDLDTGLTTLPFYRARLSDLERDVSEWRDADYRVMILVRHDRTAAYLADKLLNTHEIPWLKLPRVPQGGLGFLRAAGEGGFVIPEHKTVVLTEDLIYGFQGGSALRGKRLSGKPVTDALGLHVGDYLIHPEHGIGQFEGLETRKVLGVTRDYLNLTYRGGARLSVPIEQLPVLRRHPGTTDDPPSLSSFDKKDWAKAKEKARKNAEAVAAKLLVQYAARQVTPGNAFPAQPEWDSQVEANFKFELTADQKTALKETMRDLEKANPADRLISGDVGFGKTEVALRAAHRVVGHGKQVAVLVPTTLLAEQHTSTFVERFKGLPVRVEGLSRFTTPQQAKAILADTAKGKVDILIGTHRLLSGDVQFRDLGLIIVDEEHRFGVGQKEKLRALRGLPDVPKDGKLDIPEDARAVDTLALSATPIPRTLYMSMVGLRDMSSIQTPPKGRKPIQTVLAPFDPITVRDAILSEIERGGKVFYIHDRIASIGARSLYLRNLVPEARIGVAHGRMNEEELEEIMLGFEQGAFDVLLATTIVETGLDIPEANTILIERSDRLGLAQLYQLRGRVGRRAQTAYAYLFYPPRMTENAQRRLWAIADLQDLGSGHLLAEKDMEIRGVGNILGEEQHGHVQAVSIDVYTELLAEAVAKLKGEKIEAPATISIDLPIDARLSPEYFASADGQGDEEARIATYGRLSDSRTLQAISRVERDLRKKYGPPTPEVQNFIDLAKLRLTAAARRVLSIGETMTQIQITFAYKTLDYDAPGLRAFPYKTEVVTFPPSVKLDKRGLKPNDYARTLIDLLGYFG, from the coding sequence GTGACTGTTGCTGCGCCGAACCTGTCGAAACTGCTGCCCGCCGCCCCGCCCGGAAATCTGCTGCTGCTGCCGCAGGTGGCGCGCGCGGCGCTGTTCGCGGCGTTCCCGGGCCCGGCCGTACTGCTGACCACCCCCGACCGCCTGGGCAGTTACGCCACGGCCGGGGTGCTGGGCGCGCCGGTCAGCGTGAACCCGGGCCTGCGCGACTGGGACGCCCGGCACGAGCACGTGGTGCTGGACGTGAACACCGCGCTGGACCTGTTCCCGTCCCGCCCGGAGGACCACGCGCTGACCCTGAAGGTGGGGGCCAGCTACCCGCGTGAGGTCCTGCTGGAACGCCTGGAACGCCTGGGCTACGAGCGCGGCGAGGAGCCGGGCTTCGAGATTCAGGGCGACACGCTGGAACTGCGCCTGTCGGCCGGGTCGGGCCTACCCGCGGAAGCGGAGGAGGGCCTGTGGGTCCGCGCCGAGTTCTTCGGGGATGAGCTGGACACCCTGCGTTTCCTGAAGCCCGGCGCGCTGACGGGCGAGAAGGCGCAGAGCTTCACGCTGGAACCCACCGCCGACTACCTGACGGAGGTGAAGTGGGACGCCACGCGACTGGACCTGCTGCCCGGGCGGGTGTTCCTGGATTCGCCGGAGTTCTACGCGTCCGCGCTGGGCGTCCTGATCGACACCTTCTGGCCGAAACTGGCCGGGCGCGAGGTGACGAGCTTCGGGCGCTCACCGCTGGACCTGCCGGACCTGGACACCGGCCTGACCACTCTGCCGTTCTACCGCGCGCGCCTGAGCGACCTGGAACGCGACGTCAGCGAGTGGCGCGACGCGGACTACCGCGTGATGATCCTCGTCAGGCACGACCGCACCGCCGCGTACCTCGCCGACAAGCTGCTGAACACCCATGAGATCCCCTGGCTGAAGCTTCCCCGCGTCCCGCAAGGAGGCCTGGGTTTCCTGCGTGCGGCAGGGGAGGGCGGCTTCGTCATCCCCGAGCACAAGACCGTCGTCCTGACCGAGGACCTGATCTACGGCTTCCAGGGCGGCAGCGCCCTGCGCGGCAAGCGCCTCAGCGGCAAGCCCGTCACGGACGCGCTGGGCCTGCATGTCGGTGATTACCTGATTCACCCCGAGCACGGCATCGGGCAGTTCGAGGGCCTGGAAACCCGCAAGGTGCTGGGCGTCACCCGCGATTACCTGAACCTCACGTACCGGGGCGGCGCGCGCCTGAGTGTCCCCATCGAGCAGTTGCCCGTCCTGCGCCGCCACCCCGGCACCACCGACGACCCGCCCAGCTTAAGTTCCTTCGACAAGAAGGACTGGGCGAAAGCCAAGGAGAAGGCCCGCAAGAACGCTGAGGCCGTCGCCGCAAAGCTGCTCGTGCAGTACGCCGCGCGGCAGGTCACGCCCGGCAACGCCTTCCCCGCGCAACCCGAATGGGACAGTCAGGTCGAGGCGAATTTCAAGTTCGAACTCACCGCCGACCAGAAGACCGCGCTGAAAGAAACCATGCGCGACCTGGAGAAGGCCAACCCCGCCGACCGCCTCATCTCCGGCGACGTGGGCTTCGGGAAGACCGAGGTGGCCCTGCGCGCCGCGCACCGCGTCGTCGGGCACGGCAAACAGGTCGCCGTGCTCGTCCCCACCACCCTGCTCGCAGAACAGCACACCAGCACCTTCGTCGAACGCTTCAAGGGCCTCCCCGTGCGCGTCGAGGGCCTCTCCCGCTTCACCACCCCCCAGCAGGCCAAAGCCATCCTGGCCGACACCGCCAAAGGCAAGGTCGACATCCTCATCGGCACGCACCGCCTCCTCAGCGGCGACGTGCAGTTCCGCGACCTGGGCCTGATCATCGTCGACGAGGAACACCGCTTCGGCGTCGGCCAGAAAGAAAAACTCCGCGCCCTGCGCGGCCTGCCCGACGTCCCCAAGGACGGCAAGCTCGACATCCCCGAGGACGCCCGCGCCGTCGACACCCTCGCCCTGTCCGCCACGCCCATCCCCCGCACCCTCTACATGAGCATGGTCGGCCTGCGCGACATGAGCAGCATCCAGACGCCCCCCAAGGGCCGCAAACCCATCCAGACCGTCCTCGCCCCCTTCGACCCCATCACGGTCCGCGACGCCATCCTCAGCGAGATCGAACGCGGCGGCAAGGTCTTCTACATCCACGACCGCATCGCCAGCATCGGCGCCCGCAGCCTCTACCTGCGCAATCTCGTCCCCGAAGCCCGCATCGGCGTCGCCCACGGCCGCATGAACGAAGAAGAACTCGAAGAAATCATGCTCGGCTTCGAACAGGGCGCCTTCGACGTCCTCCTCGCCACCACCATCGTCGAAACCGGCCTCGACATCCCCGAGGCGAACACCATCCTCATCGAACGCAGCGACCGCCTCGGCCTCGCCCAGCTCTACCAGCTCCGAGGCCGCGTCGGCCGCCGCGCCCAGACCGCCTACGCCTACCTGTTCTACCCCCCCCGCATGACCGAGAACGCCCAGCGCCGCCTCTGGGCCATCGCCGACCTCCAGGACCTCGGCTCAGGGCACCTGCTCGCCGAGAAAGACATGGAAATCCGCGGCGTGGGCAACATCCTCGGCGAAGAACAACACGGCCACGTCCAGGCCGTCAGCATCGACGTGTACACCGAACTCCTCGCCGAAGCCGTCGCCAAACTCAAAGGCGAGAAGATCGAAGCCCCCGCCACCATCAGCATCGACCTCCCCATCGACGCCCGCCTCAGCCCCGAATACTTCGCCAGTGCCGATGGACAGGGGGACGAAGAAGCCCGCATCGCCACCTACGGCCGCCTCTCCGACAGCCGCACCCTCCAGGCCATCAGCCGCGTCGAACGCGACCTCCGCAAAAAATACGGCCCCCCCACCCCCGAAGTGCAGAACTTCATCGACCTCGCCAAACTCCGCCTCACCGCCGCCGCCCGCCGCGTCCTCAGCATCGGCGAAACCATGACCCAGATCCAGATCACCTTCGCCTACAAAACCCTCGACTACGACGCCCCCGGCCTGCGCGCCTTCCCCTACAAGACCGAAGTCGTCACGTTCCCACCCAGCGTCAAACTCGACAAACGCGGGCTGAAACCCAACGACTACGCGCGCACGCTGATCGACCTGCTCGGGTATTTCGGGTAA